The Mycolicibacterium aichiense region CTTCCACTCGCGGTCCATCAGCACGGTGAACAAATGCCGGTGCAGGTCGTCCATCGCGTCGTCTTCTTCGCGGATGCGACGCGCCTTCTCCGGATCCCGGGACAGCAGTACCTCACGCGCACTGTTGCCCAAATCGACTGCAACACGGCCCATTTCGGCGAAGTAGCCGTTGACTTCCTCGGGCAGCGTGTGCTGGGGATGCCGGCGACGGGCGATCTTGGCGACGTGCAGCGCCAGCGCTCCCATCCGGTCGACGTCGGCGACGATCTGAATGGAGCTGACGATCGCCCGCAGATCGCCGGCGACCGGCGCCTGCAACGCCAGCAGCACAAAGGCCGCCTCCTCGGCGCGCGCACTGGCCGCCGAGATCTGCTCGTGGTCGGTGATGACCTGTTCGGCCAGCACCAGGTCGGCTTGAAGCAGTGACTGGGTGGCTCGTTCCATCGCGACTCCGGCCATCCGGCACATCTCGGCCAGCTGGTTGGTCAGCGCATCAAGCTGCTCGTGGTATGCGGTCCGCATGGCGTCCACCCTACTTTCTGCCAGTGCACCCAGTATGCCGAGGTGGAGTGAACGACGGGTGAATGAACGCAAACACCCGTCATGCTCGGCCCTGCTTATTCGCAGGTGACGTCGGCGGCGTTGGTGACTGTGAGATCTTCTGGCAGCTCGGTGGGAGTGCTCTTGGAATTGTGGCTGACCTGCACGCTGACCGCCGATCCGCTTGGCGGCGGGGCGGCAACACTGCTGAAGTCAGGTCCGAGCACAACCTGGACGGT contains the following coding sequences:
- the phoU gene encoding phosphate signaling complex protein PhoU yields the protein MRTAYHEQLDALTNQLAEMCRMAGVAMERATQSLLQADLVLAEQVITDHEQISAASARAEEAAFVLLALQAPVAGDLRAIVSSIQIVADVDRMGALALHVAKIARRRHPQHTLPEEVNGYFAEMGRVAVDLGNSAREVLLSRDPEKARRIREEDDAMDDLHRHLFTVLMDREWKHGVAAAVDVTLLGRFYERFADHAVEISRRVIFQVTGRLPEEEEIAAT